In a genomic window of Mucilaginibacter sp. KACC 22063:
- a CDS encoding TfoX/Sxy family protein, whose product MAHNQQLINRVREYLANYPELHIIQKEMFKCLAFMVNNKLCVGVSGDEILVRFDAALHDEFAERTGFRPMQSKSRVYKGYGYIDAAVLNKNEDFDFWLQQCLAFNPRAKASKKK is encoded by the coding sequence ATGGCCCACAATCAGCAGTTAATAAACAGGGTAAGAGAATACCTGGCCAACTATCCTGAACTGCATATCATACAAAAGGAGATGTTCAAATGCCTGGCTTTTATGGTTAACAACAAATTATGTGTTGGCGTAAGTGGAGATGAAATACTGGTAAGGTTTGACGCGGCGCTTCATGACGAATTTGCTGAAAGGACCGGCTTCCGCCCAATGCAAAGCAAAAGCAGGGTATATAAAGGCTACGGTTATATAGATGCTGCTGTGCTAAACAAAAATGAGGATTTCGATTTCTGGCTGCAGCAATGTCTTGCATTTAATCCGCGGGCAAAGGCAAGTAAAAAGAAATAA
- a CDS encoding AAA family ATPase → MHSLYRSEVEAADALKQVYDKARSEIAKVIVGQEDVVKSVLIAVFSNGHCLLVGVPGLAKTLLVQTVARVLDLNFNRIQFTPDLMPSDIIGSEVLGEDRNFKFIHGPVFSNIILADEINRTPPKTQAALLEAMQEKAVTASGVTYKLAQPFFVLATQNPIEQEGTYPLPEAQLDRFMFNVSLTYPTFAEELQVVKNTTGTQVAELHKVLNAEQIIYFQQLVRNIPVTDHVLEYAVKLAAKTRPQGELATPLVKRLLNWGAGPRASQFLVLGAKCHAVISGKYSPDVEDVQAVAKAILRHRIVRSYQAEAEGLSADQIIEQLF, encoded by the coding sequence ATGCATTCGTTATACCGGTCAGAAGTTGAGGCAGCCGACGCCTTAAAGCAAGTATATGATAAGGCCCGATCTGAAATTGCCAAAGTTATAGTTGGCCAGGAGGATGTGGTTAAGTCTGTACTTATTGCCGTGTTCAGCAATGGGCATTGCCTTTTGGTAGGTGTACCTGGCTTAGCAAAAACTTTACTGGTACAAACGGTAGCACGTGTACTCGATCTTAACTTTAACCGTATACAGTTTACGCCCGACCTGATGCCTTCGGACATTATAGGTTCTGAGGTACTGGGCGAAGACAGGAACTTTAAATTTATACACGGACCAGTATTTTCTAATATCATATTGGCTGACGAGATTAACCGTACGCCACCAAAAACGCAGGCTGCATTATTAGAAGCCATGCAGGAAAAAGCGGTTACAGCTTCGGGAGTTACTTATAAACTCGCACAGCCATTTTTTGTATTAGCTACCCAAAACCCTATTGAACAGGAAGGTACTTATCCACTGCCAGAGGCGCAGTTAGACCGTTTTATGTTTAACGTGTCGCTTACCTATCCAACATTTGCCGAAGAGTTACAGGTGGTAAAAAATACCACAGGTACTCAGGTAGCAGAATTGCATAAGGTACTGAATGCCGAACAGATTATTTATTTTCAGCAATTGGTTCGCAATATACCTGTAACCGATCATGTGCTTGAATATGCCGTTAAACTGGCTGCCAAAACGCGCCCGCAAGGCGAATTGGCTACGCCGCTGGTAAAGCGTTTATTAAATTGGGGTGCTGGCCCGCGTGCTTCGCAATTTCTTGTTTTAGGGGCTAAATGTCATGCCGTGATCAGCGGTAAATATTCGCCGGATGTTGAGGACGTACAGGCTGTAGCAAAAGCTATTTTAAGGCACCGTATTGTGCGCAGCTATCAGGCTGAGGCAGAAGGCTTGTCTGCCGATCAAATCATTGAACAGCTATTTTAA
- a CDS encoding alpha/beta fold hydrolase, which produces MKFTVKDGTEIYYKDWGTGQPIVFHHGWPLSSDDWDAQMMFFVQHGYRVVAHDRRGHGRSTQAATGHNMETYVNDAAELYDYLGLQDAIHVGHSTGGGEVISYVAKYGKGRVAKAVLISAVTPLMLQTENNPEGVPMSVFDEIRQGTAFNRPQYFQDFTIPFYGYNREGAKVSQGIRDNWWRQGMMGSILAHHDGIKAFSETDFTEDLKSVDLPVLVLHGEDDQIVPFAISAPKAVKLLKNGKLISYPGFPHGMPTTEAATINADILAFIQS; this is translated from the coding sequence ATGAAATTCACAGTTAAAGACGGAACAGAGATTTATTACAAAGATTGGGGCACCGGACAACCAATTGTATTCCACCATGGCTGGCCGTTATCAAGCGATGATTGGGACGCACAAATGATGTTTTTTGTACAACATGGTTATAGAGTAGTTGCGCATGACCGCCGGGGCCACGGCAGATCAACACAAGCAGCTACCGGCCATAACATGGAAACTTATGTTAATGATGCTGCTGAACTTTACGATTACTTAGGTTTGCAGGATGCTATCCACGTAGGACACTCTACCGGCGGCGGCGAGGTGATCAGCTATGTGGCTAAGTATGGTAAAGGCCGTGTTGCAAAAGCGGTACTGATCAGCGCAGTTACTCCATTAATGCTACAAACAGAAAACAATCCAGAAGGCGTTCCAATGAGTGTATTTGACGAGATTCGCCAGGGAACGGCTTTTAACAGGCCGCAGTACTTTCAGGACTTTACCATTCCGTTTTATGGCTATAACCGCGAAGGCGCAAAGGTATCACAAGGTATCCGCGACAACTGGTGGCGCCAGGGCATGATGGGTAGCATACTTGCACATCATGACGGTATCAAAGCTTTTTCTGAAACAGACTTTACCGAGGATTTGAAAAGCGTAGACCTTCCGGTACTGGTGCTGCATGGCGAAGATGACCAGATCGTGCCATTTGCAATATCAGCTCCTAAAGCTGTAAAGCTGCTGAAAAACGGTAAACTGATCTCATATCCAGGTTTCCCTCATGGTATGCCAACAACAGAGGCGGCTACTATAAATGCAGATATATTGGCATTTATCCAATCGTAA
- a CDS encoding NAD(P)/FAD-dependent oxidoreductase — protein sequence MEKNKMTDQRLMVYGPPNSSSAYVIRDFLKRSLVSFDWIPVETIDSLKLLIPGQISSKAQLPVVRLPEGDLLYNPTVENIACKLGWISKPKYTEYDVSIFGAGPAGLSAAVYAASEGLRTVLVEREAIGGQAGTSSRIENYLGFPNGISGSELAERAKNQAVKFGADILLIRKGIKAEFIDRKLHVDLIDGNKIIAKANISATGVEYARLNLPEEDHFLNLGIYYGAGASEALLCANQHVFIVGGGNSAGQAALNFCKHAKKVTMIIRGSNLSDSLSYYLLSRIKDKKKIEVLYNSAITQLHGNGTLDGISISNSVTKQVSNYDTKFVFVCIGGKPNTIWAKDTAIVRDDAGYLVTGNDLFMPQFSQRWDKSFTPAFLETSVAGCFAAGDVRFNSIKRVASAVGEGAMAVTFVHRYLHENY from the coding sequence ATGGAAAAGAATAAAATGACAGACCAGAGGCTAATGGTTTATGGGCCGCCGAACTCTTCCTCTGCCTATGTGATCAGGGATTTCTTAAAACGCAGCCTGGTAAGTTTTGACTGGATACCTGTCGAAACTATCGATAGCCTGAAGCTTTTAATCCCCGGCCAGATAAGCAGCAAAGCGCAGCTACCTGTTGTAAGGCTGCCTGAAGGTGACCTTTTGTATAACCCAACGGTTGAAAATATTGCCTGCAAGCTGGGATGGATCTCCAAACCAAAATATACCGAATATGATGTTTCCATATTTGGCGCTGGACCGGCCGGTTTAAGCGCAGCCGTTTATGCAGCATCAGAAGGATTGCGGACAGTGTTAGTAGAACGCGAAGCTATTGGCGGCCAGGCAGGCACCAGTTCGCGTATCGAAAACTATCTCGGTTTCCCTAATGGAATATCGGGGTCAGAACTTGCTGAAAGGGCAAAAAACCAGGCGGTTAAATTTGGCGCTGATATTTTACTGATACGTAAGGGTATTAAAGCAGAATTTATAGACCGCAAACTGCACGTAGACCTGATAGATGGCAATAAGATTATTGCAAAAGCCAATATATCGGCAACAGGAGTTGAATATGCACGACTGAACCTGCCCGAGGAAGATCACTTTCTAAACCTTGGTATTTATTACGGCGCAGGGGCAAGCGAAGCGTTGCTTTGTGCTAATCAGCACGTTTTTATAGTTGGCGGCGGCAACTCTGCCGGGCAGGCGGCGCTTAATTTTTGCAAGCATGCCAAAAAAGTTACCATGATCATCCGCGGCAGTAACCTGTCAGATTCTCTTTCATATTACCTGCTATCGCGAATAAAGGATAAAAAGAAAATTGAAGTACTTTATAATTCTGCTATCACCCAACTGCATGGTAACGGAACGCTTGATGGTATCAGTATTTCAAATTCTGTAACTAAACAGGTATCCAACTATGATACTAAATTTGTATTTGTTTGCATAGGCGGAAAGCCTAATACCATTTGGGCAAAAGATACTGCTATTGTGCGGGATGATGCAGGTTACCTGGTTACCGGTAATGACCTTTTTATGCCGCAGTTTTCACAACGCTGGGATAAAAGCTTTACCCCGGCATTTTTAGAAACCAGTGTTGCAGGCTGTTTTGCAGCGGGCGACGTGCGTTTTAATTCTATAAAAAGAGTAGCATCGGCTGTTGGCGAAGGAGCCATGGCCGTAACATTTGTACACCGATATTTACACGAAAATTATTAA
- a CDS encoding XdhC family protein has translation MKELQDIVRAFEQARLANKQAALATVVHVEGSSYRRSGARMLVTEDGQLTGAISGGCLEGDTLRKARLVIMQQQPMLVTYDTTDDDDAKLGVGLGCNGIIHVLIEPINTADDYHPIKLFQLFLNKREPVVLITIFNIVNRHAPQHGTCMLIEQQGVAYGFIPVKDLESDIKTTADQLLAGNETSSKSYLTDGEYQCFVELLQPALSLVIVGAGNDAIPLMQIAKVLGWQITIADGRANYISTERFPLADRLLVARPNEVVDQLSVDKRTVFMLMTHNYNYDSALLADLLSLDVPYIGVLGPKKRLVRMLDEISAELSENIPTQLHGPAGLDIGSENAEEIALAIVAEIQSVINKRDGLSLKRKVFVHMRESDNITA, from the coding sequence TTGAAAGAGCTGCAGGATATAGTAAGGGCTTTTGAACAGGCGCGGCTGGCGAACAAGCAAGCGGCTTTGGCAACGGTGGTGCATGTGGAAGGCTCGTCGTACAGGCGGTCGGGGGCACGTATGCTGGTTACCGAAGATGGGCAGTTAACGGGTGCCATCAGCGGCGGTTGCCTGGAAGGTGATACTTTGAGAAAGGCACGGTTGGTGATTATGCAGCAACAGCCTATGCTGGTTACTTATGATACTACTGATGATGACGATGCCAAACTGGGTGTAGGCTTAGGATGCAACGGTATTATCCATGTACTTATCGAGCCTATTAATACTGCCGATGATTATCACCCCATTAAGCTATTCCAGCTTTTTCTTAACAAAAGGGAGCCGGTTGTATTGATAACTATTTTCAACATAGTTAACAGGCATGCACCGCAGCATGGCACCTGTATGCTGATAGAACAACAAGGTGTAGCTTACGGATTTATCCCTGTTAAAGACTTAGAAAGTGATATTAAAACAACAGCAGATCAATTATTAGCAGGAAACGAAACATCATCTAAAAGCTACCTCACCGATGGTGAATATCAGTGCTTTGTAGAGCTGCTACAACCTGCCTTGTCTTTAGTTATAGTGGGCGCTGGCAATGATGCTATTCCGCTGATGCAGATAGCAAAGGTTTTAGGATGGCAGATCACCATTGCAGATGGCAGGGCGAACTATATCTCAACCGAACGGTTTCCATTAGCCGACCGTTTGCTTGTTGCAAGGCCTAATGAGGTTGTTGACCAATTATCAGTTGATAAGCGCACAGTGTTTATGCTGATGACGCACAACTATAATTACGACAGCGCTTTATTAGCCGATCTGCTTTCGCTTGATGTTCCATACATTGGCGTACTTGGGCCTAAGAAAAGGTTAGTGCGCATGCTTGACGAAATATCTGCTGAATTGTCAGAAAATATACCCACCCAATTACACGGGCCTGCGGGTTTAGATATCGGTTCGGAGAATGCAGAGGAAATTGCATTAGCTATTGTTGCCGAAATACAATCAGTCATTAACAAGCGCGATGGGTTATCGTTAAAAAGAAAGGTGTTTGTGCATATGCGCGAAAGCGATAACATTACAGCCTAA
- a CDS encoding UBP-type zinc finger domain-containing protein has translation MDQSVCKHLQEFKEIPADKYYCEECVKTGGNWLHLRVCQTCGVVLCCDSSPNRHASKHAAQKHHPVITSAEPGERWAYCFIDDIGIELE, from the coding sequence ATGGATCAATCTGTTTGTAAGCATCTGCAGGAATTTAAAGAGATACCCGCAGATAAATATTATTGCGAAGAATGTGTTAAAACCGGTGGTAACTGGTTGCACCTGCGCGTTTGTCAAACCTGTGGTGTAGTGCTATGCTGTGATTCATCTCCTAACCGCCATGCATCAAAACATGCGGCGCAAAAGCATCACCCTGTAATTACCTCTGCCGAGCCTGGCGAAAGATGGGCTTATTGCTTTATTGATGATATAGGCATCGAGCTGGAATAA
- a CDS encoding xanthine dehydrogenase family protein molybdopterin-binding subunit, whose protein sequence is MKTQESLNRAPFTEGISRVDGRLKVTGAAKYSAEYNMPNMVYAVFAVSNITKGTIKAIDTKPAERAPGVVQIITYLNAPKVPGYQTGKDPSKPANGSGPLRLFVDNTIKYNGQPIAMVIADTFERATFAASLIKATYSQEAFDTDAAKNMDKAFKPHRSEDYKRGNPDDWKNSAVTLEEEYIVPIEVHNPMELHAIIANWTADDKVEVFAKTQGVKSTQNNIAQAFSIPKENVQVTTKFVGGAFGNALRTWPHEIAAVMAAKVVKRPLKLVLTRELQFNSVGYRPYTWQKITMGATNDGKLTALIHEATGQTSSFEEFTEGSVNMSRFMYACPNVSTVYKIVAVDMNTPTWMRGPGEATGAFALESAVDEMAYKLNMDPIELRIRNHADTDPETNKPFSTKYLKEAYQLGADKIGWKDRPSKPGSLKEDGWLVGYGMASGVFGAFRGQATVKATMQSNGMLLLQTAVTDIGVGTGTAMTAIASDTFGIPSSKIKFELGDSSLPPSPTQGGSSITATVGSAVHDACRALKEKFQQVAGNGGTDHPDYTKILKDKGLDKLDVTITSSASSDSRKYSSYSYSVHFIKVKVNPLTGVVRVVNVASVADSGTIASPKTARSQIVGGAIGGIGMALMEEAVVDHRFGRYVNADLAGYHVPVHADIPQIDTVFVNKPDYVVNPMGVKGMGEIALIGMSAAVANAIYNATGKRIRELPITPDKLI, encoded by the coding sequence ATGAAAACACAAGAATCCTTAAACAGAGCACCTTTTACAGAAGGGATCAGCCGTGTAGACGGCCGGTTAAAAGTAACCGGGGCTGCAAAATATTCGGCAGAATACAATATGCCAAACATGGTGTATGCGGTATTTGCTGTAAGTAATATAACCAAAGGCACCATAAAGGCGATTGATACCAAACCGGCCGAACGTGCCCCGGGTGTAGTACAGATAATTACTTATCTCAATGCACCCAAAGTGCCGGGCTATCAAACAGGCAAAGACCCTTCTAAGCCAGCCAATGGCAGCGGACCGCTTCGATTGTTTGTTGACAATACGATTAAATATAACGGGCAGCCCATAGCTATGGTGATTGCCGATACCTTTGAAAGGGCAACATTTGCGGCATCACTGATTAAAGCTACCTATAGCCAGGAAGCTTTTGATACCGATGCTGCCAAAAATATGGATAAGGCTTTTAAGCCTCATAGATCTGAAGATTATAAGCGCGGCAATCCGGACGATTGGAAAAATTCGGCAGTAACGCTGGAAGAAGAATACATTGTTCCGATTGAAGTGCATAACCCAATGGAGCTGCACGCCATTATTGCCAACTGGACAGCAGACGATAAAGTTGAAGTTTTTGCAAAAACGCAGGGGGTAAAGTCTACACAAAACAACATCGCACAGGCATTTAGTATACCGAAGGAAAATGTGCAGGTAACTACCAAGTTTGTAGGTGGTGCATTTGGCAATGCCTTGCGCACCTGGCCGCATGAGATTGCCGCAGTAATGGCAGCTAAAGTGGTAAAGCGCCCTTTAAAACTGGTGCTTACCCGCGAATTGCAATTTAACTCGGTAGGTTACCGCCCTTATACCTGGCAAAAAATTACGATGGGCGCTACTAACGATGGTAAACTAACCGCATTGATACACGAGGCCACAGGACAAACTTCAAGCTTTGAAGAATTTACCGAAGGCAGCGTAAACATGTCGCGTTTTATGTATGCCTGCCCCAACGTAAGCACGGTTTATAAAATTGTAGCTGTTGACATGAATACGCCAACGTGGATGCGTGGGCCCGGAGAAGCAACCGGTGCTTTCGCATTGGAATCAGCGGTTGATGAGATGGCTTACAAGCTAAACATGGATCCTATCGAATTGCGCATTCGTAACCATGCGGATACCGATCCTGAAACCAATAAACCATTCAGCACTAAATACCTGAAAGAAGCTTATCAGTTAGGTGCTGATAAAATTGGATGGAAAGACCGTCCATCAAAACCGGGCAGCCTTAAAGAAGATGGCTGGCTGGTAGGTTACGGTATGGCATCCGGTGTTTTTGGCGCATTCCGTGGTCAGGCAACGGTTAAAGCTACTATGCAGTCCAATGGCATGTTGTTATTGCAAACCGCCGTAACAGATATAGGCGTAGGTACCGGCACCGCCATGACGGCTATTGCTTCAGATACCTTCGGCATCCCATCATCAAAAATTAAGTTTGAACTTGGCGATTCCTCCCTGCCGCCATCACCAACACAGGGTGGTTCTTCTATTACGGCTACCGTGGGTTCGGCTGTGCATGATGCCTGCAGGGCGTTGAAAGAGAAATTTCAGCAGGTTGCAGGCAATGGTGGTACCGATCATCCTGATTATACAAAAATTTTAAAAGATAAAGGCCTCGACAAACTCGATGTGACCATTACGTCGTCTGCCAGTTCAGATTCGCGCAAATACTCGAGCTACTCTTATTCTGTACATTTTATAAAGGTGAAAGTAAACCCGCTTACAGGCGTAGTGAGGGTAGTAAATGTGGCTTCGGTTGCAGATTCGGGAACTATTGCCAGTCCTAAAACTGCACGCAGCCAGATTGTAGGCGGTGCTATAGGTGGCATTGGTATGGCATTAATGGAAGAAGCTGTGGTAGACCACCGCTTCGGTCGTTATGTAAATGCTGACCTGGCTGGTTACCATGTACCTGTACATGCAGATATCCCGCAGATTGATACCGTTTTTGTCAACAAACCCGATTATGTTGTGAACCCGATGGGTGTGAAAGGTATGGGCGAAATTGCACTGATTGGCATGTCGGCAGCGGTGGCTAATGCCATTTATAATGCCACCGGCAAACGCATCAGGGAACTTCCGATTACACCTGATAAACTGATCTAA
- a CDS encoding alkaline phosphatase family protein, whose product MKKLLIYIFLLIGIQASAQTPKAVFVIADGIPADVIERLKLPGMQAIINDGAYIRMHVGGDKGTYNQTPTISAVGYNSLLTGTWVNKHNVPDNDIKDPNYNYPTIFRLFKDQYPNKKIAVFSSWQDNRTKLVGDNLPQTRNLKVDYYADGFELDTVNFKHDKKRDFMHRIDEQVVDKASDAIKTKAPDLSWVYLEYTDDMGHMHGDSPEMETAVKYLDAQLTKLYNAIKYREAHTKEKWLLVVTTDHGRDEQTGRNHGGQSERQRDTWMITNYKNLNNYARLGNPAIVDIMPTLANYLKVNIPENVTREVDGTSLIGPVSVADVKLNYIQGTISVSWKPFKPEGKVKIYVTTTNNVKTSGTDEYKLLQEADVKDGHALINVKDMPSKFYKVVLQAPYNTANRWLVIP is encoded by the coding sequence ATGAAAAAATTACTGATATACATCTTTTTACTGATCGGCATACAGGCATCTGCACAAACACCAAAAGCGGTATTTGTTATAGCAGATGGTATCCCGGCCGATGTGATTGAACGTTTAAAATTACCGGGTATGCAGGCAATTATTAATGATGGTGCATATATCAGGATGCATGTTGGGGGAGATAAGGGAACTTATAACCAAACACCCACTATTTCGGCTGTGGGCTACAATAGTTTGCTTACTGGCACATGGGTAAACAAACATAATGTACCCGATAATGATATTAAGGATCCCAATTATAATTACCCAACCATCTTCAGGTTGTTTAAAGATCAATATCCGAACAAAAAGATTGCCGTGTTTTCGAGCTGGCAGGATAACCGCACTAAATTGGTAGGCGACAACCTGCCGCAAACCCGCAATTTAAAAGTTGACTATTATGCTGATGGCTTCGAGCTGGATACTGTAAATTTTAAACACGACAAAAAGCGCGATTTTATGCACCGCATAGATGAGCAAGTGGTTGATAAGGCAAGTGATGCTATAAAAACTAAAGCGCCGGATTTATCATGGGTATATTTAGAATACACTGACGATATGGGCCACATGCACGGCGATAGCCCCGAAATGGAGACTGCGGTTAAGTATCTCGATGCCCAACTTACAAAGCTTTATAATGCCATAAAATACAGGGAAGCACACACTAAAGAGAAATGGCTATTAGTAGTAACTACCGACCATGGCCGCGATGAACAGACCGGGAGGAACCACGGCGGACAAAGCGAACGTCAGCGTGATACCTGGATGATTACAAACTATAAGAACCTGAACAATTATGCAAGGCTGGGCAACCCGGCAATAGTTGATATTATGCCGACACTGGCTAATTATTTAAAAGTGAACATTCCGGAAAATGTAACACGGGAGGTAGACGGAACAAGCTTAATAGGCCCGGTGTCTGTAGCAGATGTAAAACTTAATTACATACAGGGCACCATCAGCGTAAGCTGGAAGCCCTTTAAGCCCGAAGGCAAAGTAAAAATATATGTTACGACCACTAACAATGTTAAAACTAGTGGAACGGACGAGTATAAACTATTACAGGAAGCAGATGTGAAAGATGGCCATGCCTTGATCAATGTGAAAGACATGCCATCCAAATTTTATAAAGTGGTATTACAAGCACCTTATAATACAGCAAACAGGTGGCTGGTTATCCCTTAA
- a CDS encoding nucleotidyltransferase family protein produces the protein MTAIVILAAGASTRLGRPKQNLIYKSETLLNKVLTAAKAVADNIYIVVGAHSDVVRSGIAEDNVTVLNNPDWATGMASSIHVAVNHMMQNQPSITAILFLVCDQPHVNAELLKHIIERAKASEKGIIACNYSNTLGVPALFKQQYFNDLLKLKGQEGAKKLLIAHQADVEAAPFALGNIDIDTEEDYKKLTSQYN, from the coding sequence ATGACGGCTATTGTGATACTGGCAGCCGGAGCTTCTACCAGGTTAGGTCGGCCAAAACAAAACCTGATCTACAAGAGCGAAACTTTATTAAATAAGGTTTTAACAGCTGCAAAAGCGGTTGCGGATAATATTTATATCGTGGTGGGCGCTCATAGTGATGTTGTCCGTTCAGGAATTGCAGAAGATAATGTTACAGTATTAAACAACCCCGACTGGGCAACTGGGATGGCATCATCTATCCATGTGGCTGTAAATCACATGATGCAAAATCAGCCCTCAATAACAGCAATTTTATTTTTGGTTTGCGATCAACCCCATGTAAACGCAGAATTATTAAAGCACATTATTGAAAGGGCTAAAGCATCAGAGAAAGGCATTATAGCCTGCAATTACAGTAATACACTTGGGGTGCCTGCCTTGTTTAAACAGCAATATTTTAATGACCTGTTAAAACTAAAAGGGCAGGAAGGCGCAAAAAAACTTTTGATTGCCCATCAGGCAGATGTTGAAGCTGCTCCATTTGCGCTTGGCAATATTGACATTGACACGGAAGAGGATTATAAAAAATTAACCAGCCAGTATAACTAA
- a CDS encoding sigma-70 family RNA polymerase sigma factor has product MRQLKISESITNRETASLNQYLSDIAKIPMVTAQEEVILAQKIREGDEAALQRLTTANLRFVVSVAKQYQSSGLTLGDLINEGNVGLVKAAKRFDETKGFKFISYAVWWIRQSILAAIAEQSRMVRLPANQVGELSKIAKSSSRLEQVYERQPTAEELAEDLETTVDKVTTSLANSGKHISYDSPFSSEEDNTLLDVLKSVEPGTDKEMMNESLSVDVADSMKILSEKEKEVVELFFGLKNQHAHSLEEIGDKIHLTRERVRQIKDRALARLRDSRRTRSLRAYLGD; this is encoded by the coding sequence ATGAGGCAACTTAAAATTAGTGAGTCGATCACCAATCGTGAGACAGCGTCGTTGAATCAATATTTGTCAGACATTGCCAAGATTCCGATGGTTACTGCACAGGAAGAGGTGATCTTAGCTCAAAAGATACGGGAAGGTGATGAGGCAGCTTTGCAACGTTTAACAACTGCAAACCTGCGATTTGTGGTATCAGTAGCAAAGCAATATCAAAGTTCAGGCTTAACCCTGGGCGATCTGATTAACGAGGGCAATGTTGGCCTGGTTAAAGCTGCAAAACGCTTTGACGAGACTAAAGGCTTTAAATTTATATCGTATGCAGTATGGTGGATTCGCCAGTCTATCTTGGCTGCCATTGCCGAGCAATCGCGTATGGTGCGTTTACCTGCAAACCAGGTGGGCGAGCTATCTAAGATTGCTAAATCGTCATCAAGATTGGAGCAGGTGTATGAAAGACAACCTACTGCCGAAGAATTAGCAGAAGACCTTGAAACAACAGTTGATAAGGTAACTACTTCTCTGGCTAACTCGGGTAAGCACATTTCTTATGACAGCCCTTTTTCAAGCGAAGAAGATAATACGTTGCTTGATGTCTTAAAAAGCGTTGAGCCTGGAACTGATAAGGAAATGATGAACGAATCGCTTAGTGTTGACGTAGCCGACAGTATGAAAATACTCAGCGAAAAAGAAAAAGAAGTGGTTGAGCTGTTCTTCGGTTTAAAGAATCAGCATGCACATAGCCTTGAAGAAATTGGCGATAAGATACATTTGACACGCGAGCGTGTAAGGCAAATTAAAGACAGGGCTTTAGCCCGTTTGCGCGACAGCAGACGAACCCGGTCTTTAAGAGCATATTTAGGAGACTAA
- a CDS encoding histidine phosphatase family protein, with translation MKTIIFKILSVTLLVLLATGFSFAQKPLKVIILRHAEKPAEGDNLSCEGFNRAMKLPSVLIAKFGVPDYVYVPSPSTGKATKSGRMMQTIWPLAVKYNLTVNSKYDVEKTEQLAANILKRSGTVIVVWEHGNIPDIIDALGVKTDKLKWKGDDFDSLWIVTFKGKKSYLTTEAQGIKPSANCAF, from the coding sequence ATGAAAACCATAATCTTTAAAATACTTTCCGTTACCCTGTTAGTCTTACTTGCAACCGGGTTTTCTTTCGCACAAAAACCTTTAAAGGTGATCATTTTGCGCCATGCCGAGAAGCCGGCAGAAGGTGATAACTTATCATGCGAGGGCTTTAACCGTGCCATGAAATTACCGTCAGTACTTATTGCGAAGTTTGGTGTACCTGATTATGTGTACGTGCCATCGCCATCTACAGGCAAGGCAACCAAAAGCGGCCGCATGATGCAAACCATATGGCCGTTAGCGGTGAAGTATAACCTCACCGTCAACTCAAAATATGATGTCGAAAAAACAGAACAACTGGCAGCCAACATACTGAAACGTTCGGGCACTGTTATAGTAGTTTGGGAACACGGCAATATTCCTGATATTATTGATGCGCTTGGTGTAAAAACAGATAAACTTAAATGGAAAGGCGACGATTTCGACAGCCTTTGGATTGTTACCTTCAAGGGTAAAAAAAGTTATCTGACTACCGAAGCACAAGGCATTAAACCATCAGCAAACTGTGCATTTTAA